A stretch of the Bacillus licheniformis DSM 13 = ATCC 14580 genome encodes the following:
- a CDS encoding sigma-70 family RNA polymerase sigma factor, with product MEDLLFEYKRALKNTKKLYKPYQDEQGLTAEQLNDKKLIRNMMTDLEYVIDWLENGREPGIRRAIDRRDSYKRMLLKDPRIIDTFSEQSAFEPAQEVSAYDKARIESALSALTAREKEIFILHKVEQFSYERIAAMLGIKKSTVQTNVKRAQLKIAKQIEKPLDCMA from the coding sequence ATGGAAGATTTGCTTTTCGAATATAAAAGAGCGCTGAAAAACACGAAAAAATTGTATAAGCCCTATCAAGATGAACAAGGGCTGACGGCTGAACAGCTGAATGATAAAAAACTGATCAGAAACATGATGACCGATTTGGAATATGTGATCGACTGGCTTGAAAACGGAAGAGAACCTGGAATCAGACGGGCGATTGACAGGCGCGACTCTTATAAGCGGATGCTCCTGAAAGATCCGCGGATCATCGACACGTTTTCAGAACAGAGTGCATTTGAACCGGCTCAGGAAGTGTCAGCATACGATAAAGCCCGGATTGAATCAGCGCTGTCTGCCCTTACGGCACGCGAAAAAGAAATCTTCATTTTACATAAGGTCGAACAGTTTTCCTATGAGCGGATTGCCGCCATGCTCGGCATCAAAAAGTCTACTGTTCAAACCAATGTGAAACGGGCGCAGCTGAAAATCGCGAAACAGATCGAAAAGCCTCTCGATTGTATGGCATAA
- a CDS encoding protein YqbG: protein MLITPDDIIQYSVIEAVKNRPQELLRQDILEAEAEAEQITGHRFTDEKYDPLPEKARLALLQLAQYFALKNGDESLLKGYKSEKLGDYSYTLSRSGGLVKPDVYKLLEEFILDYESVRFKVRPL, encoded by the coding sequence ATGCTGATCACGCCCGACGATATCATCCAATATTCCGTTATTGAAGCCGTGAAAAACCGGCCGCAGGAATTGCTGCGTCAGGATATCCTTGAAGCTGAAGCGGAAGCCGAGCAGATAACGGGGCACCGTTTTACAGATGAAAAATATGATCCGCTGCCGGAAAAGGCAAGGCTCGCTTTGCTGCAGCTGGCACAGTACTTTGCATTGAAAAACGGTGATGAATCGCTTTTGAAAGGCTACAAATCTGAGAAATTGGGAGACTACTCCTATACGCTTTCAAGAAGCGGAGGCCTAGTGAAGCCCGACGTCTATAAACTGCTCGAAGAATTTATTCTTGATTATGAATCTGTTCGATTCAAGGTGCGCCCGCTATGA
- a CDS encoding ATP-binding protein, which yields MPKRTIEEVMDELRNRSRQSQGGKPEESAAKRYDCPKCKDELGFIERRGTMEVWVSCVCREWRKAQKLLKTSEITEQFKNLNFAQFKTEGKHQSVKEAYECAVEYVQAYRDIQESRRNSIALLGRPGSGKTHLLTAAANELMRKLFVPVLYFPFVEGFNDLKQDFSLLENKLNRMKQVEVLFLDDLFKPVAGRPRATEWQIEQTYAVVNYRYLNHKPIMLSSELSVEEIVSIDEALGTRLVEMCGDFLVVLNGSSFGINHRLEGMV from the coding sequence ATGCCCAAAAGAACAATCGAAGAGGTCATGGACGAACTGAGAAACAGGAGCCGTCAATCACAGGGGGGCAAACCGGAAGAATCCGCCGCAAAACGGTATGACTGTCCGAAGTGCAAAGATGAACTCGGATTTATCGAACGGCGCGGAACGATGGAAGTATGGGTATCATGCGTCTGCCGCGAATGGCGCAAAGCGCAAAAGCTGTTGAAGACGAGCGAAATCACCGAACAATTTAAAAACTTAAACTTTGCTCAATTCAAGACGGAAGGAAAGCATCAATCTGTAAAAGAGGCGTATGAATGCGCCGTTGAATATGTACAAGCTTACCGGGACATTCAGGAAAGCCGCAGAAACAGCATCGCGCTCTTGGGACGACCCGGTTCAGGGAAGACTCATTTGCTGACGGCTGCCGCCAATGAGCTGATGAGGAAGCTTTTTGTACCCGTCCTGTATTTTCCGTTTGTCGAAGGATTCAATGATTTAAAACAGGACTTTTCGTTGCTTGAGAATAAGCTGAACCGGATGAAGCAAGTCGAGGTGCTGTTTCTTGATGACCTGTTTAAGCCGGTGGCAGGCAGGCCGCGGGCAACGGAATGGCAGATCGAACAGACATATGCCGTCGTCAATTACAGGTATTTGAACCATAAGCCGATCATGCTGTCCAGCGAGCTAAGCGTTGAAGAAATTGTCAGCATAGACGAAGCGCTCGGAACGAGGCTGGTCGAAATGTGCGGGGACTTTCTCGTCGTCCTGAACGGGAGCTCTTTCGGCATCAATCATAGACTGGAGGGGATGGTTTGA
- a CDS encoding PBSX family phage terminase large subunit — protein sequence MIIKEVNPHFEDYLFNWDQTFQFLVGGYGSSKSYHTALKVVLKLLQEKRTALVVREVFETHRDSTFSLFASIIDELGVQKAAQAVSSPMHIRFANGSRIIFKGMDNPAKLKSVNNISLIWIEECSEVKYEGFKELIGRLRHPYHRLYMMLTTNPVSQSNWTYRHFFKDERNKRFILDDEVLYKKRVAVVGDTYYHHSTADDNLFLPKSYLKQLDDMKAYDPDLYRIARKGRFGVNGTRVLPQFEVMEHEEVMRQISAISNPLKRTGMDFGFEESYNAVVRAAVDPDKKYLYIYWEYYKNKMTDDKTAEELHEFAVAKELIKADPAEPKSIQFFRQNGFNMTAARKFQGSRLQYTKKIKRFKKIFCSDRCANTIYELQPLTYATDQDGNLKEDQFTIDPHTLSALWYALDDYEVTDLKAEPEVRKRPNRKRGR from the coding sequence TTGATCATAAAAGAAGTCAATCCGCATTTTGAAGATTATTTGTTTAACTGGGATCAGACCTTTCAATTTCTTGTCGGCGGATACGGTTCGTCGAAAAGCTATCATACCGCTTTAAAAGTCGTATTAAAACTGCTTCAGGAAAAGCGGACCGCTCTTGTCGTAAGGGAAGTGTTTGAAACACACAGGGATTCGACGTTTTCTTTATTCGCATCCATTATCGATGAGCTGGGTGTCCAAAAGGCGGCTCAGGCGGTTTCTTCTCCGATGCATATCAGGTTTGCAAACGGCAGCCGAATTATTTTTAAAGGAATGGACAACCCGGCGAAATTGAAATCCGTCAACAACATCTCGCTGATTTGGATTGAAGAATGTTCAGAGGTGAAGTATGAAGGCTTCAAGGAACTGATCGGCCGGCTGAGGCATCCTTATCACAGGCTGTATATGATGTTGACGACAAACCCCGTCAGCCAGTCAAACTGGACGTACAGACACTTTTTCAAGGATGAGCGGAACAAGCGGTTCATTTTGGATGATGAGGTCTTGTATAAAAAGCGGGTCGCTGTCGTCGGTGATACGTATTACCACCATTCCACAGCTGATGACAACCTGTTTTTGCCGAAAAGCTACCTCAAACAGCTTGATGATATGAAAGCATATGATCCCGACCTGTACCGGATTGCCAGAAAAGGGCGGTTTGGGGTAAACGGCACCAGGGTTCTGCCGCAATTTGAAGTGATGGAGCATGAGGAGGTCATGAGGCAGATCTCCGCCATTTCCAACCCGCTGAAGAGAACCGGAATGGATTTCGGATTTGAGGAATCATACAATGCCGTCGTCCGGGCGGCCGTCGATCCCGACAAAAAATATCTATATATCTATTGGGAGTACTACAAAAATAAAATGACAGATGATAAGACGGCCGAAGAACTTCACGAATTCGCGGTTGCGAAGGAGCTGATTAAAGCTGATCCCGCTGAGCCGAAAAGCATTCAGTTTTTCAGGCAGAATGGTTTTAACATGACAGCAGCACGCAAGTTCCAAGGCTCGCGCCTGCAATATACGAAAAAAATCAAGCGGTTTAAAAAAATATTCTGTTCTGACCGATGTGCCAATACGATCTACGAATTGCAGCCGCTGACCTATGCGACGGATCAAGACGGCAATCTGAAGGAGGATCAGTTTACAATTGATCCGCACACGCTTTCCGCGCTATGGTACGCGCTTGATGATTATGAAGTAACCGATTTGAAGGCTGAGCCGGAAGTGAGAAAACGGCCGAACAGGAAAAGGGGGAGATAG
- a CDS encoding helix-turn-helix transcriptional regulator, with the protein MRKRLIEERSKRGWTQKQVSERLGLSEVYVRKIERGTRNPGRETMLKFETLYSVPDRLLFPDLFQVFIDTYCIKENLHKRRRCHES; encoded by the coding sequence GTGCGAAAACGATTGATCGAAGAGCGCTCTAAGAGGGGATGGACCCAGAAGCAAGTGTCGGAAAGACTTGGACTCTCCGAGGTTTATGTTCGCAAAATTGAAAGGGGAACACGCAATCCCGGCAGAGAAACGATGCTGAAATTCGAAACGCTTTATTCAGTGCCTGATCGTTTGCTGTTTCCCGATCTTTTTCAGGTCTTTATAGATACATATTGTATCAAAGAAAACCTGCATAAAAGAAGGCGATGTCATGAATCTTGA
- a CDS encoding XkdF-like putative serine protease domain-containing protein: protein MPRELKNAKINFVSYVDKAANKKKFFMTKSSEPPTFQKEVKLIAKAEDEKKLVYGVVYEPDIQDAHGDFMTAEEIQKAAHGFLKNARKIDKDHNFQGGVGEVVESYVAPADFEVNGETIVKGSWVLVTKAGDEIWEQIKKGSITGYSMAGTAETVEHAPQADSETDEPGSFFQLFKQFFAGDKQKTGEEEKKMKRSEVQGTIEAVLAPLLKRLDDLEGDKAADEKEQQTDQDAHVKEIVEDMLAPLIARIEALEKMRGASKQAAAEKDGEEEVKKSIWSGLL from the coding sequence GTGCCGAGAGAGCTTAAAAATGCCAAAATCAATTTCGTCAGTTATGTCGACAAAGCGGCGAACAAAAAGAAATTCTTCATGACGAAGTCGAGTGAACCGCCGACATTTCAAAAGGAAGTCAAGCTGATTGCAAAAGCCGAGGATGAAAAGAAGCTCGTCTACGGCGTTGTCTACGAGCCGGACATTCAGGATGCCCACGGCGACTTTATGACGGCTGAAGAAATCCAAAAAGCCGCCCACGGTTTTCTGAAAAATGCCCGGAAGATCGACAAGGATCACAATTTCCAGGGAGGCGTCGGAGAAGTCGTGGAGTCCTACGTAGCGCCGGCTGATTTTGAAGTAAACGGCGAAACGATTGTGAAAGGCTCTTGGGTGCTGGTGACAAAAGCCGGCGATGAGATCTGGGAACAGATTAAAAAAGGAAGCATCACCGGCTACAGCATGGCGGGCACTGCCGAAACGGTCGAGCACGCGCCCCAAGCCGACTCTGAAACCGATGAGCCCGGCAGTTTCTTTCAGCTGTTTAAGCAGTTTTTTGCCGGCGACAAACAAAAAACGGGAGAGGAAGAAAAAAAGATGAAACGATCAGAAGTTCAAGGAACGATTGAAGCCGTCTTGGCTCCGCTTCTCAAACGTCTTGACGATTTGGAAGGGGATAAAGCGGCAGATGAAAAAGAGCAACAGACAGACCAAGACGCACATGTGAAGGAAATCGTCGAGGACATGCTCGCCCCTCTTATTGCACGCATTGAAGCACTCGAAAAGATGAGAGGCGCCTCAAAGCAGGCAGCAGCCGAAAAAGACGGGGAAGAAGAAGTTAAAAAATCGATTTGGAGCGGATTGCTTTAA
- a CDS encoding phage major capsid protein — MRNQEIIRKAEMSLATLKSGGLMNPAQASAFIRMVQNTPTIFSESRVIQMENDSQKFEKIGFGQRILRAADEGKALAKDQLTAPVTSTVELNAKEVIAEVNITYDTLENNIEKDGLQQTLMQMLAERAAVDIEELIVNGDVASSDPYLAQLDGIRKQSVSHIVDAGGEQISRQLFKQGLKAVPAKYMRVPQEFRFFTSLGQEIEWKDRVAERQTTLGDAAVQGGLSTAFGVPVKGVSNIQPYAYGEGDAAAEASDIILTHPKNIILGFSRNIRIEVDKDIRARKFIIVLTAKLDSKFEEEDAVAKIINVKE, encoded by the coding sequence ATGAGAAATCAAGAGATTATTCGTAAAGCCGAGATGTCGCTTGCGACTTTGAAAAGCGGAGGATTAATGAATCCGGCGCAGGCTTCTGCATTTATTCGCATGGTGCAAAACACGCCGACAATTTTCAGCGAATCGCGCGTGATTCAAATGGAAAACGACTCGCAAAAATTTGAAAAGATCGGCTTTGGCCAGCGGATTTTACGAGCGGCTGATGAAGGTAAGGCATTGGCGAAAGATCAATTAACCGCACCGGTGACCAGCACGGTCGAACTGAACGCGAAAGAAGTCATTGCCGAAGTCAACATCACTTATGACACGCTCGAAAATAACATTGAAAAAGACGGCCTTCAACAGACGCTGATGCAAATGCTGGCGGAGCGGGCTGCCGTTGATATTGAAGAACTGATCGTCAATGGTGATGTCGCATCCTCAGATCCATACCTTGCCCAGCTCGACGGGATCCGGAAGCAGTCCGTCTCCCATATCGTCGATGCGGGCGGGGAGCAAATCAGCCGGCAGCTTTTCAAACAGGGGCTGAAAGCTGTTCCGGCAAAATATATGCGCGTTCCTCAGGAATTCAGATTCTTCACATCGCTCGGCCAGGAGATTGAATGGAAAGACCGCGTCGCAGAACGTCAAACGACTCTCGGGGATGCGGCGGTACAGGGCGGACTTTCTACCGCTTTTGGCGTGCCTGTTAAAGGGGTCTCAAATATTCAGCCGTATGCATACGGAGAAGGAGATGCGGCCGCCGAAGCATCAGACATTATTTTGACGCACCCGAAAAATATCATTCTCGGTTTCTCGCGCAATATCAGAATTGAAGTCGATAAAGACATTCGCGCGCGCAAATTCATCATTGTCCTGACGGCAAAACTGGACAGCAAATTCGAGGAAGAAGACGCGGTTGCAAAAATCATCAATGTAAAAGAGTAA
- a CDS encoding YqbH/XkdH family protein, protein MSYKRLLSDRCDIYHLKEDQAEEARYGIPARDLQPIRTYGETPDLQNVPCYFTEKNQSIVQQDPEQVIYHSYLAHFPAEADVRLHDKAVWNGVAYTLQQPRNIKGHHLEVLAVRDEKL, encoded by the coding sequence ATGAGCTACAAAAGGTTATTAAGCGACCGCTGCGATATCTATCATTTAAAGGAAGACCAGGCTGAGGAAGCAAGGTACGGCATTCCTGCGCGAGACCTGCAGCCGATTCGCACATACGGGGAAACACCTGATCTTCAAAACGTTCCCTGCTATTTTACGGAAAAAAACCAGTCGATCGTCCAGCAAGATCCCGAACAGGTTATTTATCATTCATATTTGGCCCATTTTCCGGCGGAGGCAGATGTGCGCCTTCACGATAAGGCGGTCTGGAACGGTGTCGCCTACACGCTGCAGCAGCCGCGCAACATCAAAGGCCATCACCTCGAAGTGTTAGCGGTCAGGGATGAAAAACTATGA
- a CDS encoding terminase small subunit — translation MPRKRDPKRDEAFRLYQKYGGNITNLAIARELGVSNKKISVWKTRDRWQEALAGDDANRGKADIHNEGLNERQRLFCIYYVKSFNATQAAVKAGYSPASAHVTGCRLLKNEKVADEIRRIKKEMVGEIFVEAMDVLQVYVKIAFADMTDYVTFGKKEVQAVGKSGPLFDEENNPVMKEVSFVDVKHSDLVDGTVITEAKLGKEGIAIKLADKMKALDKLSQYFDLFPDSFKRKIENEKLKLARQKADKDAETGPVEVVIARKGDQA, via the coding sequence ATGCCAAGGAAAAGGGATCCAAAAAGGGATGAAGCTTTTCGTCTCTATCAAAAATACGGGGGAAACATTACGAATCTCGCAATCGCAAGAGAACTCGGCGTTTCAAATAAAAAAATCAGCGTTTGGAAAACCCGCGACCGCTGGCAAGAGGCTTTAGCCGGAGATGACGCGAACCGTGGAAAAGCAGACATTCACAATGAAGGGCTGAATGAACGGCAGCGGCTGTTTTGCATCTATTATGTGAAAAGCTTCAATGCCACCCAAGCGGCGGTAAAAGCGGGCTATTCCCCGGCCAGCGCCCATGTGACAGGCTGCCGGCTTTTGAAAAATGAAAAGGTGGCCGATGAAATCAGGCGAATCAAAAAAGAAATGGTAGGGGAGATATTCGTCGAGGCGATGGATGTTCTCCAAGTCTATGTAAAAATCGCGTTTGCCGATATGACCGATTATGTGACTTTCGGCAAAAAAGAGGTACAGGCTGTCGGAAAGTCCGGACCGCTGTTTGATGAAGAAAACAATCCGGTTATGAAAGAGGTCAGCTTTGTGGATGTGAAACATTCCGACCTCGTCGATGGCACAGTCATCACGGAAGCGAAACTCGGGAAAGAAGGGATCGCGATCAAGCTGGCCGATAAAATGAAGGCGCTCGATAAGCTCTCACAGTATTTTGACCTTTTCCCTGATTCATTTAAGCGGAAAATTGAAAATGAGAAGCTGAAGCTCGCCAGACAAAAAGCCGACAAAGATGCGGAAACGGGTCCCGTTGAAGTGGTCATCGCCCGAAAAGGTGATCAGGCTTGA
- a CDS encoding XtrA/YqaO family protein — MNHPAKLTDINDTTVASRIKKGKVTVIVLDGMNGTAWQAEAPEHGKTVIETRKGDLARIEFEIGYKL; from the coding sequence ATGAACCATCCGGCAAAGTTAACAGATATCAACGATACGACGGTTGCAAGCCGCATCAAAAAAGGAAAGGTGACGGTGATCGTCCTTGACGGAATGAACGGCACGGCATGGCAGGCCGAGGCGCCTGAGCACGGCAAAACCGTCATTGAAACGAGAAAGGGAGATCTCGCAAGGATCGAATTTGAAATCGGCTATAAGCTATAG
- the xre gene encoding HTH-type transcriptional regulator Xre: MLGGRLKSLRGKRTQEEVAKQIGVSRARYSHYENGRSEPDYETLKKLADYYKVTIDYLLTGTEKKKNIEDEIADPDLQIAYRDMQEFSPESRQQAIEFIQYLKEKEKKRKPGDKQNG, from the coding sequence ATGTTAGGCGGCAGACTGAAGAGCCTGAGAGGAAAAAGGACACAGGAAGAAGTGGCAAAGCAGATCGGTGTATCGCGGGCACGCTACTCCCATTATGAAAACGGAAGAAGCGAGCCGGACTATGAAACATTAAAAAAACTCGCTGATTACTATAAAGTGACGATAGACTATCTGCTGACAGGCACGGAAAAGAAAAAAAACATCGAAGACGAAATCGCAGATCCGGATCTGCAAATTGCCTACCGCGACATGCAGGAATTTTCCCCCGAAAGCAGACAGCAGGCCATCGAGTTCATTCAATACTTAAAAGAAAAAGAGAAGAAACGAAAGCCCGGAGATAAACAAAACGGATAA
- a CDS encoding HK97 gp10 family phage protein yields the protein MKIKGLKQLSQTLEKAGQSGFRNEAAKWLEQAGTDFLDLVCDEIVRAGSIDTGSLLRSFKRGAEGNRWEIEKGGLTLEVGTELEYASFVNDGHWTGGKDEVRWVPGQWHGGRFQYDPGSSSGMALKRQWVKGTGYWEHALYIFERLFEKRLNERLQKWLNSL from the coding sequence ATGAAAATCAAAGGATTGAAACAGCTGTCGCAGACGCTGGAAAAAGCAGGGCAGAGCGGCTTTCGAAATGAAGCTGCCAAGTGGCTTGAACAGGCGGGAACCGATTTTTTGGACCTGGTCTGTGACGAAATCGTGCGCGCCGGATCGATTGATACCGGCAGCCTTTTGCGCTCTTTCAAGCGGGGAGCCGAAGGGAACAGGTGGGAAATCGAAAAAGGCGGACTCACGCTTGAAGTCGGGACGGAGTTAGAGTACGCCTCATTTGTAAATGACGGCCATTGGACAGGCGGAAAAGACGAAGTCAGGTGGGTTCCGGGACAATGGCACGGCGGCCGGTTTCAATATGATCCCGGTTCATCGTCCGGCATGGCCTTAAAACGGCAATGGGTAAAGGGAACAGGCTATTGGGAGCATGCGCTTTACATATTTGAGCGTTTATTTGAAAAACGCCTGAATGAAAGGCTGCAAAAATGGCTGAATTCCCTTTAA
- a CDS encoding phage portal protein, producing MSTQQTVRAKVMKSRFHGPVTKQIYEDQFSEIYGDDIIAPPYNLKELKAIAEYSSILQQCIDAYKTNIAGFGLDVEYAFDFNGADVTPDRKKAAESDWTRLEDFCRHLHFDESAETILSHMIEDREKTGNGFLEVLRNGAGQPAGIEYLDVKNMRVCGLTEPIEVEFAYMENGSLKNIKREKRFRKYVQMIDGRKVYFKEYGDPRVMDMTTGEFDRQTPPERSANEAIHFKIGSGVYGVPRWIGNIVNLYGARKAEELNYMYFRQGRHVPAVITVENGMLSEASYRELQEYMNDLEGVENAHKFLLIEAEGIAQEKDIHGSQDITPVKVDIKSLAEILQEDALFLEYDEKTRNKIRSSFRLPPLYTGDAHEYNRATADTARKITEEQVFEPERKILIGKLNTLFLRDLNIFHARLQLKGPDFRDPLEIAKVLGPFIQAGAVSANDLRDLAGRVLGKTLDEWPEEEFSRPLVYQESSKRAEAEAGALLPELQEAVETLKQITERR from the coding sequence ATGTCCACTCAGCAAACGGTAAGAGCGAAAGTCATGAAATCCCGTTTTCACGGGCCTGTAACAAAACAAATATATGAAGATCAATTTTCGGAGATCTACGGCGATGATATTATCGCTCCGCCGTACAATTTGAAAGAATTGAAAGCCATTGCCGAATATTCTTCAATTCTTCAGCAATGCATTGACGCCTATAAAACGAATATTGCGGGGTTCGGGCTCGATGTAGAATACGCTTTTGATTTCAACGGGGCGGATGTGACGCCCGATCGGAAAAAAGCTGCTGAGTCCGATTGGACAAGGCTTGAAGATTTTTGCCGCCACCTTCATTTTGACGAATCGGCTGAAACAATTTTAAGCCATATGATAGAGGACCGCGAAAAAACCGGGAACGGGTTTTTGGAGGTGCTCAGAAACGGTGCGGGGCAGCCGGCCGGAATTGAATATCTCGATGTCAAAAATATGCGGGTATGCGGATTGACAGAACCGATCGAAGTTGAATTCGCCTACATGGAAAACGGATCGCTAAAAAACATCAAGAGGGAGAAAAGGTTCCGCAAATACGTTCAGATGATTGACGGCAGGAAAGTGTACTTTAAAGAGTACGGCGATCCGCGCGTCATGGATATGACCACCGGAGAGTTTGACAGGCAGACTCCCCCTGAACGAAGCGCGAATGAAGCGATCCATTTTAAAATCGGCAGCGGCGTCTACGGCGTTCCGCGCTGGATCGGAAATATTGTCAACCTGTACGGGGCGCGGAAAGCGGAAGAGCTGAATTATATGTACTTCAGACAAGGCCGGCACGTACCTGCCGTCATTACGGTTGAAAACGGCATGCTCTCAGAGGCTTCCTACAGAGAGCTGCAGGAATATATGAACGACTTGGAAGGGGTTGAAAATGCCCACAAATTTTTGCTGATCGAAGCGGAGGGAATCGCACAGGAAAAAGACATTCACGGCAGCCAGGACATTACGCCGGTGAAGGTGGACATCAAATCCCTCGCCGAAATTTTGCAGGAAGATGCGCTGTTTCTTGAATATGACGAGAAAACCCGGAATAAAATCCGCTCTTCCTTCAGGCTCCCGCCGCTCTACACCGGTGATGCCCATGAATATAACAGGGCGACAGCCGATACCGCCCGCAAAATCACCGAAGAACAGGTTTTTGAACCGGAGCGGAAAATATTGATCGGCAAGCTGAATACGCTGTTTCTCCGCGATTTAAACATTTTCCACGCGAGGCTCCAGCTGAAAGGACCGGACTTTCGCGATCCGCTTGAGATCGCAAAAGTGCTCGGTCCTTTTATTCAGGCAGGAGCAGTATCTGCAAATGATTTGCGCGACCTGGCCGGCAGAGTGCTCGGCAAGACGCTAGATGAATGGCCGGAGGAAGAATTCAGCAGGCCGCTCGTTTACCAGGAAAGCTCAAAGCGTGCGGAAGCGGAAGCAGGAGCATTGCTGCCTGAACTGCAGGAAGCCGTCGAGACATTGAAACAGATCACTGAAAGGAGGTGA
- a CDS encoding poly-gamma-glutamate hydrolase family protein, whose protein sequence is MKRALTDQYGSFTEMAENEIEGTDYSVAARDAGSALLVMAPHGGGIEPGISEIVKAFAEGASVYLLEGLKRRGNKSLHVTSAHFDCPLALRMAAGHRYILAFHGYEEPAHRHTLIGGTDRRRALMFKETLERHGFSAELAAERGYLSGTNPASINNRCQTGLSVQFEISTAQRKAMFEQFTLKGRRTSQNEVFSRYVKALKEGACIAYGPSAAGS, encoded by the coding sequence ATGAAGCGGGCTTTAACTGACCAATACGGCAGCTTTACAGAGATGGCAGAAAACGAAATAGAAGGGACCGATTATTCGGTGGCTGCTCGGGATGCAGGGAGCGCTCTGCTTGTGATGGCTCCCCACGGGGGCGGGATCGAGCCGGGCATCAGTGAAATTGTCAAGGCTTTTGCAGAGGGCGCTTCGGTTTATTTATTGGAAGGATTGAAAAGGCGCGGCAATAAGAGCCTTCATGTGACAAGCGCTCATTTTGACTGCCCGCTTGCCTTGCGAATGGCTGCAGGACACCGGTACATACTGGCTTTTCACGGGTATGAGGAGCCTGCTCATCGACATACGCTCATCGGAGGGACAGATCGAAGGCGCGCCTTGATGTTTAAGGAGACATTGGAGAGGCACGGATTTTCTGCGGAGCTGGCGGCTGAAAGGGGCTATCTTTCAGGTACAAACCCTGCAAGCATCAACAATCGCTGCCAAACCGGTTTAAGCGTGCAATTTGAAATCAGCACAGCCCAGCGGAAGGCGATGTTTGAGCAATTCACATTAAAGGGCAGGCGAACGTCTCAAAATGAGGTGTTTTCCCGCTATGTCAAAGCTTTGAAGGAAGGAGCATGCATCGCATATGGGCCGAGTGCAGCCGGCAGCTGA
- a CDS encoding ImmA/IrrE family metallo-endopeptidase: MYQKFGFFEPHQIDMNRIAAHFNIWIHYENVNSMMIKHDGMYSIILNSSLSKEKQWEDFAHELCHVLKHAGNQLYMNQMFRELQEFQANQFMYHFCVPTFMLLKMDFPQLRCQAAKMIADLFKVTESFAVKRIELFEKRQAGIQFHEAWMASLSQESESANAPRFEEVDELARYRRETRRPYAAANGLGKMVAAESRPAYMLRK; encoded by the coding sequence ATGTACCAAAAGTTCGGTTTTTTTGAACCTCACCAGATTGATATGAATCGCATAGCCGCTCATTTTAATATTTGGATTCACTATGAAAATGTCAACAGCATGATGATTAAGCATGACGGCATGTACAGCATTATTCTCAACAGCAGTCTTTCAAAGGAAAAGCAGTGGGAGGACTTTGCCCATGAGCTGTGCCACGTATTAAAGCACGCCGGAAACCAGCTTTACATGAATCAGATGTTCAGGGAGCTGCAGGAGTTCCAGGCCAATCAATTTATGTACCATTTTTGCGTCCCTACTTTTATGCTTTTAAAAATGGATTTTCCTCAGCTGCGATGCCAAGCCGCTAAAATGATCGCCGACCTCTTTAAAGTCACGGAGTCGTTCGCTGTCAAACGGATCGAGCTCTTTGAAAAACGGCAGGCCGGAATCCAGTTTCATGAGGCGTGGATGGCAAGCCTTTCCCAAGAGAGCGAATCGGCGAATGCTCCACGCTTTGAAGAAGTAGACGAACTTGCACGCTACCGGCGGGAAACCCGCCGCCCGTACGCAGCGGCAAACGGCCTCGGCAAAATGGTCGCTGCGGAAAGCCGGCCGGCTTATATGCTGAGAAAATAA